In Anolis carolinensis isolate JA03-04 chromosome 4, rAnoCar3.1.pri, whole genome shotgun sequence, the genomic window tcggaaataccatcagaaacgaaaagctgcccccctctagttttgaaacgagtttagaatcaaatttttcgtggatcgatcaagcctagtatgcAGCCTTGTGGTCAGCTGCAAATGTAACTATTCCATCATCCTATATATGATGCACTCTGCTACCATTTGACTCTTCAAATTTAAAGCACATTAGTACACATTGATCTCTAACAAATATTACTCCTATTAGAGTTTAAACCATCCAGAATGCCATATTTAATAAAGTATTtcaaattaaatatataaaatggaCTGAAAGGAAATGAGGGAGGGGGAGTTGTTTAGTTGTAATATATGTAGTGCAATTGCTATCGCTAGTGACTTTTCTTCCAGTGTCCCTCCCTATGAATTTTAATCAGAACATATTGCCTCCAGAGCCTACCATTCCAGCGTGTTTTCCCAAACAGTGTTAACTATGAATTATACCTGAATTCAATACTTGGTTTCAAGGCCAAAGCAATCTTTAATAGACATAACTGTTTGATTATTTCATTAATAAATGGGAGTGATGCCAGTTAGTAAAGGCATTGCTCTTCTAAGACCAATCCATCTCTCACTCGTACTTGCAGCTGCTTATTCAAGGAAAACCTGTCTAAAGTCAATTAAATGGCACCTGCTTCATAATACCCCTTTTGAAGAAATATTTAGATTCAGATTCACAATTTAGCTGGGAAAAATGAGGCATAGTGCTTTTGAAATTTTATAACTGAAGGATGTATACAAAATATAATACCAGAAGTACATTATATGCATGTTAAAATTTACTTCactaggagaaaagcaggattttttttcttttttcccctcttcctttcttttctttatatttgtcttttcttCATTTTATCTATAtgatttaaatgttcatttttaccTATTTTTATGTGGTTCTGGAATGAGAGCCCGAAAGCAGCCGCTGAGGAGCCCAAGCTGGAGCCGGAGCCTGGCCCAGGACTCATCAAAGAGCCACCACCGGAGCTGCCAAAGAAGCTGCCCAAGACGAAGGGAGAAGCTGCTGCCAAGATGGTGAAGGTCATCGGAAACCTGGTGAAATTCCAATCAGAACTAGATAGTACTGCAGGGAAACTCATAGTCATTGACTTCTCTATCACATGGTGTGGACCATGCAAAATGATCAAGCCCTTCTTCTATAGTCTTGTTGAGAAATATAAATATGTCATATTCATTGAAATTGATGTGGATGATGTTCAGGATGTTGCTGCACATAGTGAAGTGAAGTCCATGCAACATTCCAGTTCTACAAAAACAAGGAAAAAGTGCATGAATTTTCCAGAGCAGACAACGAAAGGCTGGAAGAAACCATTAAGAAGCTAAAATAACCATTCTTTCTGGCTCATTAAATGCAACTATTAAGTTATGGCCTTTTCTACATAAACTGACGAAGTTAGCATATGTATCCAAATAGACTTTGACTCTTCAGACGATGTTGTTCTGGTTTGTTGTTGGTAGACATACATTTCCTTTTATCATTCAGTGGATGTTGTTATGTTTTATGGATATGATATTTAATAAACATGAAGCtgaaatgaataattttataatttttcccACAATAATTGCAAACATTTTAATAAAG contains:
- the LOC103278639 gene encoding LOW QUALITY PROTEIN: thioredoxin (The sequence of the model RefSeq protein was modified relative to this genomic sequence to represent the inferred CDS: inserted 1 base in 1 codon); this translates as MNNMDITTRTRFFYKPCCQLCSSQSPKAAAEEPKLEPEPGPGLIKEPPPELPKKLPKTKGEAAAKMVKVIGNLVKFQSELDSTAGKLIVIDFSITWCGPCKMIKPFFYSLVEKYKYVIFIEIDVDDVQDVAAHSEVKSMXTFQFYKNKEKVHEFSRADNERLEETIKKLK